The Anas acuta chromosome 12, bAnaAcu1.1, whole genome shotgun sequence sequence GGGTCTCTGGGGTGGTCTGGTGGAGCCCTGTGCCAGCCCGTGGTGACCAGGGGAGCAGCCTGGGAGGGAGCCATGGAAAGAGAACCCACCAGAGCCGTCCTCGTCCCAGCTCCTCGGGGCCAGGAGAGCccctggaggagcagggctgcgtgTGATCGCGGCCAGACTGCAGGAGGTGGCCTGGCAAGCCTGCTCCACCACCCCGAGCCCAAAACCAGGGGGAGCAGGAGCACAAAGGAGCCGCGGGATGCTGCCGTAGCCGGTCTCCTcgctcccttcccttcttcccgGCTCTGCAGCTGGACATCAACGACATGACCAAGTCCTGGGGCCTGGAGGTGGACCGCGTGGAGCTGACCATGGAGgccgtgctgcagcccccccgtgaCACCCCCGTGGGACCTCTGGCCACCGTGTCCCCGGTGCCCGGGCTGGACGGCACCGCgcagcagctggctgcccaCCTCCTCGGCACCACCCTGGCGCTGGCCGGCAGCGTGCCCAGTGCCCCGGAGGCAGGTGAGGAGGATGGGAGCTCCTCTTTTTTCCTTGGGGTGTCCCCGCTTCGTGCCCCGTTGTGATGAgaaggggctggggagaggaggagagggtcTGCGGGAGCTGGGATGGGGCGCGGGGAGCCTGGAGGGAACAGAGGGCAAGCTGGGGGAGCGATGGGGAGATTTTGTCTCCGTGTGCTTTGAGTCATAGGGCGAAGACAGGCAGGAGGTATGAGGACAGGCGTGTCTCTTCAGGCCCCTTCTTATTCCTaacactgaaaagctgcagccCACAGTTGCTGTTGGACTGCCTGTTCCATTTGTCGGGTGTTTCGGCTCTGGGAGGAGCAGCACGAGAATGGAAACTGGAACCAACgggggcgggaggaggaggtggcacgCTGACCCATTTCTCGGAAACCCCAAACCAATCTGTGCCCAGGAAAAGCCTTTTGGGAACATTTCCCACCCGCTCGGTGGGAAATGGAATGGGCAAAAGGCCGTTCTCCTCCTCCCGCTGAGCTGGAAATCCTCCGGAGAAATGGgtttctctgctccctggggaccaGCAGAGCTCGCCACCCAGTGTCCCCTCCtgtgcccctctgcccccagcagACAGTGTGGAGACGGTGAGCGAGGTGGAGCCTGCTGGCGCTCCCCACCTCGCCCGGAGGACGCCGAGCGCGGACGAGCTGCTGGCGGCGGTGGAGCCCGTCCTCTGCGAGGCCCTGGTGGGCCAGGTGGGAGCATCCTTCCAGGTGGACATCGCCCTGCCCGGCGGCGCACGCAGCTCCTACTTCATCGACCTCTCCTCAGGTCACCGCTCCTCGGGGGCGTGCGGTGCATTTGGGGAGGGTTTCTGGAGCCTCCCCGAGGGGGTTTGTGCTCCTTGGAAGTGCGAAGTGGCCTCTGGTTTGGGTTAAACACGCGggttttccttcagaaagagAGCACTGCTGGAAAACTGGCAGCCAGGTCTCCTCGTGGCTGGCCGAGTGGGATGGATCAGGGGCTGGTGGCTCTTGTCTGCCACCGGCCCCAAGGGGGACACATGTGGGGAGCACCACAGCCACGCAGGCATCCCCTCATCCATCCCCCACGGGCACCACCGGTGGTTTTTCTGGTGGCCATGTCCAAAGCgggacagggctgggaggcCGACTGCTGGAATGGGACATCAGTGCAGGAGAAATTTGTCTTCAGCAAGGACTGCTGCCTCCAAAtcccccctgccagccccttgTCTGCCACGTGGCCAGACTCAGTCCCTGTGAAATGCTGGGGAAAATGCCAGCGGGCAGGGCTGGATCCCAAACCTCTCCGCTTCTCCCCCCCTGCAGGCAGCGGGCGAGCTGGCCGCGGCGTCCCCCAGGGCAGCCCCGACGTCGTCCTGGAGCTGTCGGAGAAGGACCTGCAGGACCTGGTCCTGGGCGAGCTGCGCCCCCTGAGCGCCTACATGAGCGGGCGGCTGCAGGTGAGGGGCGACCTGCACCTCGCCCTGAAGCTGGAGGAGCTCTTCAAGGCCATGAAGCAGCGCAGATAGAGCGTGGCGGCGTGCGTCGTGGTCGGGGTGGAAAGCAGGACCCCAAAGTTTTGGGGAAGCGCCCTGGaggccctgctgccctccccggggagctggcaggaggcaggagaagaCCCGAgcggggaaactgaggcagaaaaaGCTTCACCTGCTCAGTGAGCTCCGCTGCCAGCCCTTATCCTTGTTCTCACCCCACGCTACTGGGCAGGAACCAGTCGGTGCCCCAGCTCGGGGACGCTGCGGCCAGGTTTGGGGCTGAGTTTGGGGGCGTTTTGGGGAATGCCCAGCCTGGAGGCAGCCAGGCCCTGTGTTAAGTGACCGCGCTAATTGTGCTTCGACGTGCTTCTTTGCATGCGTGCCGTGAGGTCTGTCCGCAGGGGGGGGTGTGCACTGTATATAGGCGTACACAgatatctatttattttgtaagCTTCCTTATTTTGTAAGCTTCTATCACCTCCGGGCGGACAATaaagctgggctgggggcagctgatGAATTCTTTGGGCAGGATTTGGGCCAGCTGTGCTCCTCAGCCcaccctgctgcacccccaggggAGCTGATGCCCGTGGAGGGTGCTGCGCGGGGGTGCCGCGGGCTCCATCTCACCACGCAAACACCCCAAGCCCTACCAAGAGTCTCCCTGGGGATGCTCAGCTCCCCTCCAGCACTCAATATTTCAGACTCTGGGCAGCCTCAGCCAGCCCTGGAGCATTTTGCAGGACCAGCAGGATGAGGCTGACCGGTGGCATCAAAAACCGAGACATTTCACACCAAACCACCTGCTAAATCTTTTCCTCAAAGCTTGGGGCTGGGTGGCACCAAGCAGACTGGGGGGCTCCCCGTCCAGCTAAAGGCTCGATTGGCCTCATTCTTCCTTCCTTGGGCTACATTCTGGGGACCTGGCGGGCAAACATCCCCTCTTTGAGGGTCATCCCCTCTTCGGAGGTCATTCCCTGTTGGTGGTGGTCCCCTCCTTGGTGGTGTCCCCCCCCTTGGTGGCAGTCCCATAGCTGCCAgcggctgctcccagcacactgctgggtgttggatgggatggatgggaagcagggcacagcccccccAGGACAAAGAGGGCCATGGAgatgctctgcagagctccacGTCCCCTCCAGGCCCCCTGTCCCCCAGGAAAAGCCCCTTTGGTGGCAGAGCCCTTCCTGCCAGCCATCAGCAGAGGGCTCTGCGCTGCCGGCCTGCCCACCTCGAAGGTGGAGCCTGGCTCCAGCGCAGGAGAAATCGAAAGTGGGCTGaaggagcagaaagaaggagcagaaggagcagaagcCAACGGGAGGCTCGGTGGCGAGCTGGGGGTCCCTCACTCCACCATGGCCAGCCCCGACCAAGTGAGCCCCTGGGCAACGTCGGGATGCTGccggggatggggaggaagggaggatgCTGGAGGCCACGGGGTGGAGAGACTAACGAGGAGAGGGAGGACGTCAGCCTCTGCTGGGAGGCCAGGATGGGAGACAGGCGGGCTGGGAAGGGGGCAagaggggagctgggctggggggaaggaggctggggagggggatgcTGGGGGTGGTGAGAAGTGCTGTGCCCCGGCAGGATCCAGGATGTTTCATTGTGTGCCTCCACGGACCTGTTTtgggggctggaggctgggtttgggggctggaggctgggtttgggggctggaggctgggtttcctgctccccgtggggtcccccTGTGCACAAATCTTGCGGCATGGCCAGAGGGAAGCGGGAAGCACCACgctcctccttcctccagctgcGGTTTGTGAAGCTGGCAGAGCGCTCAGcgcccttccctcttccctcctcctccctccccaagcagcagcagcagcagcagcaggaggaagaggaggatttCCAGTTCGTCCTCTGCGAGGGCTGCCGGCAGGAATCGCCCAACCTGAAGCTCCTCACCTGCCTGCACAGCCTGTGCCTGGGCTGCCTGAGCGAGAAGAAGCCGGTGGGGCAGTGCCCCGTGTGCCAGGAGCCCATCCCGCAGCCCAACGGCATCCCCGAGGTGGACAACGTGCTCTTCGCCAGCCTGCAGGCCAGGCTGCGCGTCTACCGCAGGATCGCCGGCGGGGCCGAGCTGCTCTGCGACAACTGCAGGAGGGAGGGCGAGTACTGGTGCTCCGAGTGCGAGGAGTTCCTCTGCACCACCTGCTTTGAGGCCCACCAGCGCTACCTCAAGCGGGAGAGCCACGAGGCCAGGAAGGTGACGGACATCAGGGCGGGGGCGCTGAAGGATTTCCTCCAGGGCGCCAGGAGGACCGGCAGCTTGGCCTGCTCCAACCCCACCCACAAGAACCAGACCCTAAGGTAGGTCTGGCATGCTTTGGGTTCATGTCACCAAGCTCGTTGGTGGCCCTCCGCTGTCCCCGTTGGCACCGGGTCCCCGAGATGGGTGGGAGGGTGAGCTCTGGGGACCGCGGGGAGGTTTGGTGATGGgacaggggagggcagggcacgaggctgctggagcacaggaggaAGGCGGCTGGTTTGGGCAGGAGGAAAGGGTGTGGGTGGTGGTGCTGGACCAGCCTGGGGGCGTTTTGGGGGTAAGGAATCCCCCAAATGGCTATGGGCGCGATGCTCCAACACCCCCATGGAGCAGTTCTTGCAAAGTCCCCTCTTCACCCTGCTCCGTGCCCTAACCCCCCGCTCCACCTGCAGCATCTACTGCAAGAAGTGCGAGAAGCCGGTGTGCTGCATCTGCGCCCTGCTGGACACGCAGCACGCCGGGCAGCACTGCGACATCGGCGCCGAGATCCAGCGgcggcaggaggagctggcGGCCGCCGGGCGGGAGCTGGCGCGCCGGCGGGGCGGCTTCGAGGCGTCGCGCGCGGCGCTGCAGGAGGAGGCCGCCCGGCTGGAGGCGGCGAGCGGCGAGACGCGGGAGCTGATCCGGCAGCGCGTGGAGCAGCTGGTGCGGCTGGTGCGGCGCGAGGAGGccgagctgctggggctggtggagcGGCGGCGGGAGCAGGGCCGGCGGGAGCTGGCGGGGGAGCTGCGGCGCGTGGAGGGCGTGCTGCGGCGGATGGAGGCGGGCGAGCGGCTGGTGGAGAAGATGAGGCTGTACGCCACGGAGCAGGAGGTGATGGACATGCAGCCCTTCGTCAGGGAGGCGCTGCGGGAGCTGCAGCGGCTGCGGCCACCGGCGGCCGGGGGCCGAGCGCAGCACGGGGACTTCGCCGAGTGCCGCGCCAGGCTGCAGGCGCTGGCCGAGCGCGTCGAGGGGCATGCAGGTGAGGACGTGGGGAAGCCGGGGGGAGGCTGGAAGCGGGGCCAGAGGTCAAAACCCTGCAGGAGGCGGTGTTCTGCTTGGGTTTCAAGTCTCCTCCTGCGACCTGACGGGCTCTTGCTCTTGGGGTGTGCTGCCGGCCCCTGGATGCAGTTGTAGTGGGAGGGCTGGCACCGGGCTGTGCCGTGGGCTAAGGGAGGTTTGTGGCAGCTGGATGTGTGGCACACGGAGCAGGGGCTCACAGGGAGGCTGACGTGGGGAGGACTGGGTCACCTTGGCACCCTCATGGGGCTGTGGCACGTGCAGGTGTCCCGTCTGTCCCCGGGCCCTGCCGGCTCCATCCCGTTTGGCCTTGCTCATCATGGGCTGCTTGGGGCAACCTGGGGCAGTGATTCCCCCTCTGTTTGCTGCCTTGGGATGGCATATCTGACCGGGAGTGTGAAGGGCTTCCAGGGACACCTGGGCTGGCCGCAGGTGGGTTCTCCCAGGTGTTCCCCGAGCTCTCCAGGCGGGATGTGGTGCTTTGGGAACGGCAGAGGCCATTGCATCCGTGGTGTGTGCAGAGACGGATCCAGGAGCGGTCTGGTGTCAGCACCCCTCCTGCAAATGGGGGGAGAACAAGGGACATTTGTGGGGTTTTCCGCTCCATCCCCTTGCTGCTGTCAGGGCTGATGCCATTCAGACCTGGGCTGTGTCCTTGGCAAGCCGTGGGCTTCCACagctgagctccccagggctggagCTTGCGGTTTCCTGGGGATGAGCTGCCTCCCGCCCCGCTCCTTGCGCCTCCCCCCACGGTAGGCAGCACCCCTCCAGCTCCCCTCAccagagcagcctggcagcacctCCTGACGCCCCTCTCCTGCTCCCTTCAGCCCCCGTCCCCACGGCAGGTACCTCTGCTCCCCGTTGGGACGCCCCATCTGAAGATGACAGCACCCCAAgcctcagcctcctgcctcAGCCTCCTGGGGAGATGTGTCCCGGCCGGGGAGGGGACACGTCCCTCGAGCAGAGGGATGAAGAAGCGGAGGAAGGCTCGGCATCACCTCGTGGGACCCGTGGGGACACCAGGACCCCCCAGGCCTCCCCGCAGGAAGATTTTAGCTCCTGGGCCAGGTCACACACGCAGCAGGTCGCCGAGCTCCTGCGGGTCGCCTCCTGCTTGCTGCGGGCTCACTGCAGGTCCAACAAGCACCTGGCAGCCCTGTCCCGGGGCGTGCAGTCCATGTCCCACTCCCTGAGTGCCCTCGCCTCCGCAGTGGGGACAATTCTGcagccatgctgcagccccctggctGTGCCCACCCCCTCGCAGGGCCCCCAAAACCCGGACTGGCCGACGCTCCCCTCCGACCTGCTGGAGCTGTTCCCCTCCAGCGTCCTGCAGGGGGACGAGACCACCCCAGGTCCTGCAGCATCTCCCCCCGCCCCTGagccccccgccagccccccgAGGTCTGTGTCCCCCAGGGAGTGCCCCTGTAGGGgcaagcccagcagcaggcccaggaagaggaggaagaagtgaCGAGAAGTGACATCCCCGCCGTGGTACCGTGATGATGCTCCGAGCAAGGAGGGGTGCACGGAGCCTCGTCTGCAAGAGGGAGCTGCTCGGTTTGCCAACCACAACGCCTGCGCTGCTCTGCGGCTGCTCGGAAACCCCACTGCGTGTCCCCCCAGGGACCAAGCTCTCCGTCACGCTTTGCTGTGCCAATAAAGTCCTCCTGGGCTGAACTTTTGTCTCTTGCTGGTGTTGCAGCCTGGAGGGACCCTCCTGAGCCCGGGGGCTTGGGGCTACCCAAACCGTGCCCCGCTTCTCCACCAGGGGTTTGAGCAGGACCACGGCAGCTTTCTGCCAAAGCCACAGGAGCCCGGGGGACACCTGGCTGGGGTCAGCAGGGTGGCATGCCCCCAGCTGCCAAATCGTGTTAACTTCTCCCTGCATGATGCTACTAACagcctttttcccttcccagcaTGTGCGGGCACCTCCACGAGCTGCAAACCCAGGGGGGAAAGGGTTTAATGGGCAGCAGGGCGAGCAGGCAGTgctccagcccagcctgcagcctcGCTGCTTGAACCTGGCCTCTGCAGCATCTCCCGGTGGGGTTTGTGGTTACCCACAGCTCCAGCGTCCCCGTGGCCACCTGCGCCTTctgcacctccagccctgctcgCTCTCAACCcgctgtgtttttgttctttcagaacctgcccctgctccagccacGGAAGACTCCCACCAGGTGAGGCTTTCTGCTCGTGTTGTGCTGGGATTTCATCCGGGGCTACCTTTGCTCAAGCatttggctgctgcttccccacctgctttgctttgaaaggggagctgggctgcagagaCACCCTGCTGCGAGCTCTCTGCTGGTTTCCAGTCCCACCCCCGGACTGGGACTGGTCTAGCATCACCACGCACAGCCCAGAGGGGTCCTGCcctggggatttggggtgggacTTGGGCAGGGGAGCGTGGTGCCAGTGATGgggacgtggtgctgggcacagcagAACCTGTCTGGGCAAGACGAATGTTTGCTTTGGGCAGGGACACGTGGGGCTGGGAAACCAGCTGGGGGACAGCACCATCAGCCTTAAATTACCTCTGAGGCACCAACGGCCATTAATTACACCTCCAGGAAGAAGCTTCTTCCCCGTGCCATGCCAGCCCTCCAGCTCACGCCCCTTGCCACTACTGCCTGCTCTCCATCTCCCGAAATAGGaatcctctgctctgcttcatctcgccccctccccaagccctTCCGAAGCCCAGGACCCCCCTCCCCATACACACACATCTCCAAGCACCAATCCGCCaccctcccacctcctgctcaTTGCTCCCACCTGCGTCCTTCTTTTGGTCCCCACATGGAGCCATCACATTTTCGGGCTGGTATAAGGGGCAGATGTTTGCTCACCCAAGCAAGGTGCGTGGTGGGACCTGCACTCACACCACATCTCACCTGCCTTGGGGTCATTACCTTGGGATCGTTACCTTGGGGTCAAACAAATGGCCAGAGGTGACAAGGCTTGGGGACCCTCAGTCCTTCCCTAAGACCTCTGCATTGCCCAAGGACCAAAATATCCACCCTGAGCACGTGGGGACGCTCACCGGGCTCTGCTTTGCCCACGTAGGCCCCCTCTACCTCCACTCCTGCCAAGAGGAAGACGGACAAGAACACCAACACGCTGCCATCCCCAGTGAAGGTGATGAAGGTTGAAGAGGACGATGATGGATGGAACATGCTGGCGGAGCCGCAGAGGCCGAGCTGTGAGGAGCAGCCTGGGACCAGCTTTTTGAGGCTCGCCATGGATGACAACCTGCTGGAAGGCATGCTGGATGGCAACGGGGGGCTCTGCGGCTCGGGTAAGCGGTGTGCCTGAGGCTCCTGGTGTCCTGAGCAATGAAGCCACGGGGGGAATTTTGCACCGTGGTGGATTTTTTTATCTGTGGCTTGAGGGGGAATCTGTCGGAACTCATGGGCATGCCTTTCCTACCCCAGCAGATAGCAATAATCCCAGCTTGGAAAGCGCTGAAGAGGACAGCGTGGATGAGGACTccaaggtgagtgcagctcTCCGTGCTCAGCCGTGTGTTGCTCGCTGTCTAAGCCACGGGGGCTGCACCACTTGGTGCTTCCAGACCCCCAGGGCCGTCCCCACACCCCCTGGCAAGGAACTCTTCACTCCCGAGCACCAAAATACCTCTCTCAAAACCCTTCAGCTCTTTGGTAGCCCCAGATTTCTGCCACCTTTGAGCAGAAAGCCAGTTAGGATGGGTCCAAGCGGGCCACCCCCCATGGACACATCATGTTGGTcaggggtgctggaggaggcaaGTCTCCATGGCCAGCTGGAGGGGCTTCTTACACCCCGGGGGCTCCAGCAGGCAGTTTGAATTCATTTTGGGGCTGTGGTAACCTCCAGGACATGTCAGCGCCCAGAGCTGCAACCCAGGTTCTTCTTGAGACATTTGATAAGAGCCAGTTTTTGCTCCTCCAGGACTCCAGCCTGCTGGAAGGTCTCGGCAACGTGCTTGATGACGGCACCAGCGAAGAGCACCTGGGTTTCCCCATCCGCCTCCAGAACACAATGGACACGAGACAAGGGTCCCTGGTCTTCTTTGACGTCAAGATTTTGAGTAAGATCCTAACTGGGGACGCCTTAAGCCCCTCTCCTTAGTCCACCCTCCAAGAGCTGTAGGAGCCCTCCCGTTCGTGGTGTGGGGCTGATCCAGGAGCTGAGGGTGGAGGTGGACAAAAGGATGGATCCCTCATCCCCCTGCTGCTGTTAGAGCACCCCGGTCTGTTTTATTTCCCCACCAAGTCAGACTAATCCTGCTTATCCTTCGTTTCTCCTCACGCTCTTCCCTCGTTTCTTCTCCAGAAAACGAGATCATCCAGATGGCAGTGATCGATGGGGAGCAGATACTGCCCGTCCTCATCCAGCCGGTGAAATGTTTGCCCAGCCTGATGGCCAAAAACAGCGTCTGCGAGGTCGGCCTGAGGAGCCTGCTTGGCCACCTCTACGCCGTCCACCAGCCCATCCTGGGTGGGTTCAGGTTCTGCTCgctgccccttcccaccctCCTGGAGGCTCTGACGGTCCTGGGCAAGAGAGAGGAGTTCAGCGCCGCCGTGTACGGCTTCCTGGACATCCTGCCCCTGATAAAGGAGAAGGTCCCCGAGAGGGACAACTACAGGCTGAAgaacctggccagcagctacCTGTGGCGGGACCTCAGCGACCACAGCGCCATGGAGAGCGCCAGGGCCGTGAAGGACCTGTGCGAGGTGCTGGACATCGACCTGCTGAGGACACCCAGGCTGGTCCTCAGCCACGCCAGCCTGGAGTGCTGggtgtccctgcagcccctgctggagGAGAAGCTCCTCAACAAGGCGTCAGCCCAACGGCTGGCATCCTGCAACGTCGGCATCTCCGAGCTGTGGTCCTGCCACCGGCACGACCCCGGGCAAGGTCTCCAGAAGCTGCGTGCTCTGCTCAACGCTCACCGGCACGGCTCCGAAAAGAAAATCCGCACCCTGAGCAAGGTGCAGCTCTACTTCCAGCGCCAGCAGGAGGACAGCCGCGAGGCCCCGGCGGGCAGCGATGTGCCGAAAGATgtaaaaaacaaggaaaactgAAAGGGAAAACTGAAAAGTGAAAGTTGGCGCTGCCCTGCGGCCCGGCAGCCCGGCTCATCCACAGGCTCACATCCCTGGTTTTACCTCCAATGTTTCCTTGTCTGGTGGCTCTGGTCCTGGCCCCGCTCCTGCCACCTCGCCGTGCCTTCGTGTCCCCTCTGGGCTCACCAGACTGCCGGGGGAGCTTTCCAAACGCTTTCTTGGGGACGGGTGCTGCTGCCCGGAGCGTCCGGCTGCAGATGAAATAAATCGTTTCTCTATTTTGCTGTGTGTCACACATAGTTTGCCTCTGCGCCCCCATCCCTCAGCGCCCCCCGGCGCGCACCGAGGGTCCCCTGGGGCCAGGGGCAAAGCCCCGAGGTGCCCCCAGCGCCCCGCTGCGCGGAGCCaccctcgtcctcctcctcgaTTTCTGGTCCCCAGCACGAGGACCTGGCCTCGGGGATGCCTCATTTCCCATAAAAGcgttattattgttattattcctaataacatttttctgctcGGTGTTTTGGTACCGCTCATCCCAGCCGCGGTCCGGCCCGGGAAGCGGGATGGGTCTGTTCAGGGAGGGGTTAAACAagccttttcctccctttggCTAAAATCCCGCAGGGAATGCGGCTCGGAGGGAGGATGCCACCGTGTGGAGGCTCGTCCCGCAGCAGCACGGCCGTGCTTTGGGTTGGGGGGTGGGCTTTGGGCTCCGCGATCCCCCCTCCCCGGGTCCTGGAGGCTGCCCAATGCCCCAATGGGAATTGGAATTTCCCACGAAATGAaggattttttgttcttttccttttatttttccacctgATTCGAGATGAAATGTCCTCTTCTTCTCCCTGCCCTCAAATCACCTTTTCTTGGGGAAAGAGCCAGCCGTGAACCCCTCCTGCCCTGGAGATCCCCAATTGCCCTTGGCACGAGCAGCTCCTCAGGGATCACCGCagggctgaaggagctgggacagggacaagTTTGGGGACCTGAAGGGAGGGAAGATGCcacctccttcccaccccagcGCCCCCCACAGCACAAAGACCCCATTCTCTGGAGGAGGGACTCATCTCTTGGTAGGGCTGGTTATTACCAGACAAGGCACAAAAACCTCCGGCTGGCTAAAATCCAACACCTCTTCTTTGGCAAGGGACCCAGCAGCTCGTTAGCTAATTAGCACCCACCAGGATGGGCTCCCCAGGGATCCAGCTGCTCTCACCTGCTGCCAATTGCCCTTGACAGGAGGCGAGGGCTACAAAAGCCCCCGTGGCAGCTGGTGCTCCTTGTGCTGGGCTCTGGTGGGCAGGATGAGgtctgggagcagcctggggctCGCTcttttctgctggctgctgggggaggcGGCTGCTTACAACCCCTGGGGCTTTCTGAGAGGGGAGGCAGAGTTATGGGGGGCTCCTGCCGTGGGGCAGCCCCCTAACTTCTCCCCGTGGGCATGGGTGGATGtctcccagctccaggctgctgcccccctgcaccctgtggctgtgcagtgccaggaggcTCAGGTGGTGCTCACGGTGCACCGGGACCTCTTTGGCACTGGGCGCCTGGTCCGGGCTGGGGACCTGACCTTGGGCACGGCTGCCTGCCCCCCTACAGCCCAAAATGCTGCTGAGAACGTGGTGACCTTCGTGGCTGGGCTGCACGAGTGTGGCAGCACCCTCAGGGTAAGGATGGGGGCTGGATCTTTTATCGTGGTGCTGTGCACAGGGAAGGGATGCTGAGCGTTTGGGCATCCCCCTGGGGGCTTCAGGATgggttttctcctccctctcacAGAGCTGATGGCAGCCCTagaaaggcagcagctgccagccctaTAAATGCCTGCTGGTAAAGCCTGGTGGTTCTGTTAGCCAAGGGCAGGCTCCCTGCTGCCGTGAtgctctgctgcttgctggTGGGCTGGAGCTGATGTGATGCTTGGTGGAGCGTGTCCCGCTTTGGCAGAGCGCTGTGGTTGGGCTTTAAAAGCTTAAAAGCCTTTCCCAGGAGCTGGACATCTCATCCTGGTTTTAGGGGTGGCAGAAGCTGTGCTGTCCGGGCTGGGGGCCAGCTCTGGCCCATCAGCAGGGATGGGCACGGACCAGGCAGAGGTTGGGTTTCTCCTGACAGATCTCCAAATCCTCCCATGTGTGCTGTGCTCACCTCCTCCAGGGTGCTGCCGATGCAGCCcaggagccccagcagctggtgctgagctcaGGAGTGTTGCCAGAGCATGGCACGGTGCTGCTCCAGAGGAAACTGCCTTTGGTCCCTTTCCTCCGGAGAGGTTTGGGGCCACCAGGGCGGGAAGCTTTCACTAAAGCCCCCTGGGGGACAGACTGTCCTTCTGGGCACATGGAAATGAGAAGGAAACAACACCTGAAGCATCTCTCCATCCAGCCGTGCTGCTggccaggcagtgctgggacAGGCAGGAGTGTCCCTGCGGCAGGGTGggtgctgcactgctgctggtggccagaGGAGAGCTCTCAGCGCTGAGGAGCCAGGCTTCAATGTGCTGCTCCGCTCCTTTAGCTGAAGGATAATGGTGGATAACGCATCTCGTCTCTCCCCAGGTGACCCCCGATGCTCTAATCTACAGCACAACCTTAAATTACAGCCCGCTCCATGCAGGCAACCCCGTCA is a genomic window containing:
- the LOC137863353 gene encoding protein PML-like isoform X3 is translated as MEMLCRAPRPLQAPCPPGKAPLVAEPFLPAISRGLCAAGLPTSKVEPGSSAGEIESGLKEQKEGAEGAEANGRLGGELGVPHSTMASPDQQQQQQQQEEEEDFQFVLCEGCRQESPNLKLLTCLHSLCLGCLSEKKPVGQCPVCQEPIPQPNGIPEVDNVLFASLQARLRVYRRIAGGAELLCDNCRREGEYWCSECEEFLCTTCFEAHQRYLKRESHEARKVTDIRAGALKDFLQGARRTGSLACSNPTHKNQTLSIYCKKCEKPVCCICALLDTQHAGQHCDIGAEIQRRQEELAAAGRELARRRGGFEASRAALQEEAARLEAASGETRELIRQRVEQLVRLVRREEAELLGLVERRREQGRRELAGELRRVEGVLRRMEAGERLVEKMRLYATEQEVMDMQPFVREALRELQRLRPPAAGGRAQHGDFAECRARLQALAERVEGHAEPAPAPATEDSHQAPSTSTPAKRKTDKNTNTLPSPVKVMKVEEDDDGWNMLAEPQRPSCEEQPGTSFLRLAMDDNLLEGMLDGNGGLCGSDSNNPSLESAEEDSVDEDSKDSSLLEGLGNVLDDGTSEEHLGFPIRLQNTMDTRQGSLVFFDVKILKNEIIQMAVIDGEQILPVLIQPVKCLPSLMAKNSVCEVGLRSLLGHLYAVHQPILGGFRFCSLPLPTLLEALTVLGKREEFSAAVYGFLDILPLIKEKVPERDNYRLKNLASSYLWRDLSDHSAMESARAVKDLCEVLDIDLLRTPRLVLSHASLECWVSLQPLLEEKLLNKASAQRLASCNVGISELWSCHRHDPGQGLQKLRALLNAHRHGSEKKIRTLSKVQLYFQRQQEDSREAPAGSDVPKDVKNKEN